The following DNA comes from Mycobacterium sp. MS1601.
GGCCGCCGGATACACCGCAGCCAGCCTGCTGCTCGGGTTCGCGGCGGTGTACGCGGCGACGGCCTTGGTGCGACGCGCGTGAGCGTCTGGATCTGGGCCGCTGTCATGGTGATCGGCGGGTTCGGCGCGGTAGCACGGCTGGTGGTGGACCGTGCGGTGTCGCGACGCGTCGGCCGGCCGTTTCCCTTCGGCACGCTGGCAGTGAACATCAGCGGGGCGCTGCTGCTGGGGTTCTTGGGCGGGCTGGCACTCAGCCATGAACAGGCACTGCTGCTGGGTACCGCCTTTGTGGGCGCGTACACCACCTTCTCCACCTGGATGCTGGAAACCCATCGGCTGGCTGAGGAACGCCAGCTCCTGCCGGCGCTGGCCAACGTCGTGGTCAGCGTGGTGTTGGGGATCGGGGCGGCCTTCTGCGGTCAGTGGCTGGCAGGGTTGACATGAGCGAGATCTTCACCGCGTACTTCGCAGAACGAGAACGCACGGGCGGCCGCTTCCTGGCCGACGCCGTGCTGGAACTGTTCGGCCGACGGGAGGTGCCGACCAGCGTGATGTTGCGCGGTATCGCCTCATTCGGGTCCACCAACATCCTGCGCACCGACCGCACGCTCACCCTGTCGGAGGATCCGCCGGTGGCCATCGTCGCCGTCGACACGCCAGAACGCATCGGCGCCCTGGCCCAGGACGTCGCCGCCATGACGGGTGTCGGCCTGCTCTGCCGGGAACGCAGCGGCGCCATGCCCACCGACGGCGATGTCCGGGTCACGTTCTACCTTCACCACCGAGTCCATGTGACCGTGTGCGACGTGCTGCACCGGCTGGGGTTCTCCAGTGCGGAAGTGTTTCTCGGAGTGGACGGTACCGTCGCCGGTACGCGTCGACGCGGGAAGTTCTTCAGCCGCAACCTGTCGGTGCCGCTGATGGTCTCCGGTGTCGGCACAGCTGCACAGGCTGCCGCGGCGGTGGACACGTTTCCGCACATCCCGGCGACGGTCCACCCTGTGCAGGTCTGCAAACGGCAAGGGCAGAGGTTGGCC
Coding sequences within:
- the crcB gene encoding fluoride efflux transporter CrcB; amino-acid sequence: MVIGGFGAVARLVVDRAVSRRVGRPFPFGTLAVNISGALLLGFLGGLALSHEQALLLGTAFVGAYTTFSTWMLETHRLAEERQLLPALANVVVSVVLGIGAAFCGQWLAGLT
- a CDS encoding DUF190 domain-containing protein, whose product is MSEIFTAYFAERERTGGRFLADAVLELFGRREVPTSVMLRGIASFGSTNILRTDRTLTLSEDPPVAIVAVDTPERIGALAQDVAAMTGVGLLCRERSGAMPTDGDVRVTFYLHHRVHVTVCDVLHRLGFSSAEVFLGVDGTVAGTRRRGKFFSRNLSVPLMVSGVGTAAQAAAAVDTFPHIPATVHPVQVCKRQGQRLATPPSDAAFAKLVVRTAEDARHDGRPIHRALVGALKDAGGSGATALRGVWGFHDGSRPHGDRFFQLSRHVPVHTMIIDTQERIAAAFPIVDALTADIGLVTCEPVAAVLARHGEQSRGSLHTD